A single Corallococcus exiguus DNA region contains:
- a CDS encoding peroxiredoxin, with the protein MLTVGDKLPNFKLKGTVSLEKNKEFQDISNDTYKGKWTVLFAWPKDFTFICPTEIAEFGKHNKDFQDRDAQVLGLSTDSEFVHHAWRTHHPDLKNLPFPMLADIKRELSSALGILHKEEGVALRATFIADPEGIIRHVSVNDLSVGRNVKETVRTLDALQTDELCPCNWQKGEETLTTKLQKAG; encoded by the coding sequence ATGCTGACCGTTGGCGACAAGCTTCCGAACTTCAAGCTGAAGGGCACCGTGAGCCTGGAGAAGAACAAGGAGTTCCAGGACATCTCCAACGACACGTACAAGGGCAAGTGGACCGTCCTGTTCGCGTGGCCGAAGGACTTCACGTTCATCTGCCCGACGGAGATCGCGGAGTTCGGCAAGCACAACAAGGACTTCCAGGACCGCGACGCGCAGGTGCTGGGCCTGTCCACCGACAGCGAGTTCGTGCACCACGCGTGGCGCACGCACCACCCGGACCTGAAGAACCTGCCCTTCCCCATGCTGGCGGACATCAAGCGCGAGCTGTCCAGCGCGCTGGGCATCCTGCACAAGGAAGAGGGCGTGGCCCTGCGCGCCACGTTCATCGCGGACCCCGAGGGCATCATCCGCCACGTGTCCGTGAACGACCTGTCCGTGGGCCGCAACGTCAAGGAGACCGTCCGCACGCTGGACGCGCTCCAGACCGACGAGCTGTGCCCGTGCAACTGGCAGAAGGGTGAGGAGACGCTCACCACGAAGCTGCAGAAGGCGGGGTAA
- a CDS encoding carboxymuconolactone decarboxylase family protein, translating into MASLEVVRSELADAHKDTRLNLSAVLESTTLTPEQRWGTAVACAFAARNERLKEAMLNEAKQALGDKATPVIEDARAAASLMAMNNVFYRFRHMIGKESYATKRAGLRMNRLAQVLTNKVDFELVCLAVSAINGCEMCIQSHEKVVLEGGLSEDHVHDAVRIASVIHAAAVGLES; encoded by the coding sequence ATGGCTTCGCTCGAAGTCGTCCGCAGCGAGCTTGCGGACGCCCACAAGGACACCCGCCTCAACCTCTCCGCGGTCCTGGAGAGCACGACCCTCACCCCCGAGCAGCGCTGGGGGACGGCCGTGGCATGCGCCTTCGCCGCCCGGAACGAGCGGCTGAAGGAGGCCATGCTGAACGAGGCGAAGCAGGCACTGGGTGACAAGGCCACGCCGGTCATCGAGGACGCGCGTGCCGCGGCCTCGCTGATGGCGATGAACAACGTCTTCTACCGATTCCGTCACATGATCGGGAAGGAGTCGTACGCGACCAAGCGGGCCGGGCTGCGGATGAACCGGCTGGCCCAGGTGCTGACCAACAAGGTGGACTTCGAGCTGGTCTGCCTCGCGGTCAGCGCCATCAACGGCTGCGAGATGTGCATCCAGTCGCATGAGAAGGTCGTGCTGGAAGGCGGCCTGAGCGAGGACCACGTGCACGATGCCGTCCGCATCGCGAGCGTCATCCACGCGGCGGCGGTTGGACTGGAGTCCTAG
- the dps gene encoding DNA starvation/stationary phase protection protein Dps: MALYKSPSPLSEQARTAISATLNERLADGLDLHSQIKVAHWNIKGPQFAALHPLFETFAVSLANHNDSIAERAVTLGGRAYGTSRHVGTHSRLPEYPQETSRDLEHVKLLAERIEVYLNGLRESRAAVEGQKDTDTVDLFTGIITEFEKHAWFLRASLEG, translated from the coding sequence ATGGCCCTCTACAAGAGCCCGAGTCCCCTGTCCGAACAGGCCCGCACCGCCATCTCCGCCACCCTCAACGAGCGGCTCGCGGATGGGTTGGACCTGCACTCGCAGATCAAGGTCGCCCACTGGAACATCAAGGGCCCGCAGTTCGCCGCGCTGCACCCGCTGTTCGAAACGTTCGCGGTGAGCCTGGCCAACCACAACGACTCCATCGCGGAGCGCGCGGTGACGCTGGGCGGCCGCGCGTACGGCACCAGCCGCCACGTGGGCACGCACAGCCGCCTGCCGGAATATCCGCAGGAGACCTCGCGCGACCTGGAGCACGTGAAGCTCTTGGCCGAGCGCATCGAGGTGTACCTCAACGGCCTGCGGGAGAGCCGCGCGGCGGTGGAGGGCCAGAAGGACACGGACACGGTGGACCTCTTCACCGGCATCATCACCGAGTTCGAGAAGCACGCCTGGTTCCTGCGCGCCTCCCTGGAAGGGTAA